In the genome of Mesorhizobium sp. NBSH29, the window AGATTCCGATGGCGTCCACCTCCCGATGGCTGACCTTGAGCGGTTTGCGCCAGGGCTCATCTGCCTCACCGGCGGCGCACGCGGGCCGGTGGGTGCCGCACTCCTTTCAGGCGACAAGGACCTTGCCGAAACCCGGTTAGGCGAACTGAGCAATCTGTTCGGCGACAAGCTTTATGTCGAATTATCCCGCCCGGATGGTTATGATCGCGGCCTGGAAGCCGCGACCGTCGAGTTGGCCTACCGCCACGATCTGCCTTTGGTCGCCACCAACGAGGCGTTTTTCCCGTCCCGCGACGATTATGAGGCGCATGACGCGCTGATCGCCATTGCCGAGGGGTCGGTGGTGGCTTCGGATGACCGCCGCCGGCTATCGCCCGACAATTTCTTGCGCGCCCAAGCAGAAATGGCCGCACTCTTTGCCGATCTTCCTGAGGCCATCGACAACACAATAGAGATTGCCCGCCGCTGTTCCTACTATCCCCAAAACCGTGACCCGATCCTGCCGCGCTTTGCCGCCCGCGATGCCGAGGATGCCGTGGCAGCAGTGGTGGCCGAGGCAGAAGAACTGGCCCGGCAGGCTCGCGAGGGGCTTGCCATGCGCATTGCAACGCGCGGCCTGACCGAGGGTTTTGAGGTTCGGCAATACGAAGAACGGCTGGAATATGAGCTTGGCATCATCACACGGATGAAGTTTCCGGGCTATTTCCTGATTGTTGCCGACTTCATCAAATGGGCGAAGGTTCAGGGCATTCCCGTCGGCCCTGGCCGTGGATCGGGTGCCGGCTCGCTGGTCGCCTACGCGCTCACCATCACCGATGTCGATCCGCTGCGCTTTTCGCTGCTGTTCGAACGCTTCCTCAATCCCGACCGCGTGTCGATGCCCGATTTCGACATCGATTTCTGTCAGGATCGCCGCGAGGAGGTGATCCGTTACGTGCAGGCCAAATATGGCCGCGACCAGGTCGGTCAGATCATTACCTTTGGTACTTTGCAGGCGCGCGCCGTGCTGCGCGATGTTGGGCGCGTGCTACAGATGCCGTATGGTCAGGTCGACCGCCTCTGCAAGATGGTGCCGTCGAACCCTGCCAACCCGGTGTCGCTGGCAAAAGCCATCGAGGGCGAACCGCGCTTTGGCGAGGAGGCCGAAAAAGAGCCGATCGTCCAGACACTGCTCGACATGGCGCAAAAGCTCGAAGGGCTCTACCGCCACGCCTCCACCCATGCCGCGGGCATCGTCATTGGCGACCGACCGCTGTCAGAACTGGTGCCGATGTACCGCGACCAGCGCTCGGATATGCCGGTCACTCAGTTCAACATGAAATATGTTGAACAGGCCGGGCTGGTGAAATTCGATTTTCTTGGCCTGAAAACGCTGACCGTGCTGGAGACAGCGGTCAAGCTGATCATGCGGCGCGGCATCGACATCGACCTGGCGACCATCCCGCTTGATGACCCGAAAACCTACGAGATGCTGTCGCGCGGCGAAGTGGTCGGCGTGTTCCAGGTGGAATCGGCTGGCATGCGCAAGGCGCTGATCGGCATGAAGCCTGATCGCATCGAGGACATTATTGCGCTGGTGGCGCTCTATCGCCCCGGTCCGATGGAAAACATTCCGACCTACAATGCCCGCAAGCATGGCGAGGAGGAACTGGCATCCATTCACCCGAAGATCGATCATCTGGTCAAGGAAACGCAGGGCGTCATTGTCTACCAGGAACAGGTGATGCAGATCGCGCAGGAACTGTCGGGCTATTCGCTCGGCGAAGCCGATCTGCTGCGCCGCGCCATGGGCAAAAAAATCCGCGCCGAGATGGACAAGCAGCGCGAGCGCTTTGTGTCGGGTGCCATGGAGCGTGGTCTTCTGAAGCCGCAAGCCGACTTCATCTTCGACCTTCTGGCAAAATTCGCCGATTACGGATTTAACAAATCGCACGCCGCAGCCTACGCTATCGTCTCCTACCAGACTGCCTATCTGAAGGCCCATTATCCGGTCGAGTTCCTGGCCGCGTCGATGACGCTCGACATGTCCAACACCGACAAGCTGGCCGACTTCCGCCAGGACGCGCTGCGCCTTGGCATTGAAGTGTCGCCGCCCTCGGTTACATCATCCTTCCGCGCTTTCGAGGTGGCGGAGAACCGCATCTTCTATTCGATGGCGGCCATCAAGGGTGTGGGCGACGCCGCCGTCGAGCATATTGTCGCCAAACGCATGGAACGGCAGTTCGAAAGCCTCGCCGATTTCTGCGAGCGCATCGATCCGCGCATTGTCGGCAAACGGGTCTTCGAAAGCCTCATCATGGCCGGCGGCTTCGATTGCTTCGGCCACGACCGTGCTTCGATGCTGGCCGGCGTCGAGCGGATGATGGGCATGGCCCAGCGCGCGCAGGAAAATGCCCTGTCGGGGCAATCCGATATTTTTGGCATGGCCAATGGCGGCCAGGCGCCGACGCTTCTTCTGCCCGCCGCCGAACCATGGTCGCCAGCGGAAAAGCTGCACCGCGAATTCCAGGCGGTCGGTTTCTATCTCTCGGCCCATCCGCTCGATGAATACAAGGAACTTCTGGCCAGGATGAGGGTGCAGAACTGGGCGCAGTTTTCCGCCGGCGTCAAGCAGGGCGCGACTGCCGGCAGGCTGGCCGGCACGGTCACCTCCAAGCAGGAGCGCAAGACCCGCACCGGAAACAAGATGGGCGTGATAGCCTTCTCTGACACCACCGGCCAGTACGAGGCTGTGCTGTTCTCCGAAGGGCTGGCACAATACCGCGACATGCTGGAAGCCGGCCGTTCGGTCGTTATCACCGTCGCTGCTGAAGACCGCCCGGAAGGCGTCAATCTGCGCATCCAGACGGTTCAAATTCTCGATGAGATGGCAAGCCAGATGCAGGGGGCCTTGCGCGTCTATGTGCGCGATCCGTCCTCCCTGCCGACCATCTCGGCCCAACTTTCTGCAAAAGGCGAGGGGCAGGTGAGTTTCGTGGTCATCAAGGAGGGCGGCGCCGGCGAAATCGAGATCGAACTGCCGGAGCGAAAACGCATTTCTCCCCAGATAGCCGCAGCGATGCGGGGCGTGCCGGGCGTGGTGGAAGTGGAACTGGTTTAAGCGGAGCCTACGAACTCGGCAGGTCCGCCACCGTCGCCTTGCGCCGCGAAATGTTGAAGAGATTGCCAAGCAGGATCAATGCCGCGCCGATGGCGGTGAACATATCGATCTGCTCGCAATAGACGAGATAGCCGAGTAAAGCGGTAAGCGGCACGCGCAAAAAGTCCATTGGCACGACAACCATGGCATCGGCGTAAGCCAGCGCCCGTGCCATGCAAAAGTGAGAAAAAGTTCCCGAAAAAGCGATCAGCATGATCCACGGCCAGACACTCGCAGGCGGCGTGCGCCAGACCCATAGAGCCGGGATCAACCCGATCACCGACTGGATGATGACCATCCAGAAAATGATGCGGACGACGCTTTCGGTGCGGGTCAGCGCCTTGACCAGCACGATCGAGACAGCAAACCCGACGGCGCCTGCCAGCATCACCAAATGGCCGGGCTCGGCCGCGCTGGTGCCCGGCCGCACGATGACCGCCACGCCGATAATCCCAAGCACAAGGGCCGCGATTTTGGCCCGGCTGAGCCGCTCGCCGAGATAAAGCACAGCCAGAATGGCCGTCCAGAAAGGCGTGGTGAACTCAATGGAGACCACTTCGGCTAGCGGAATGAGCGTGAGAGCATAAAGCCAGGAGAGCTGTCCGAAATAATGCGCGGCGTTGCGCCCGATATGGGCTGCAGGGCGTGCCGTACGCATCGCCGCCCACCCGCCCGCCAGGTGAACCAGCGGCAAAAGCATGAAAAAGCCGATCACCGAGCGCATCTCCATGACCTGAAACACATTCAGGTCGCGCGTCGTCTCGCGCCCGGCAAGCGCGGTCACGAGCATCAGGAAGAGCCACCCGGCCATCCATAGGGCTGCTTTGGGAATGGACGCTGTCTCGGTCATAGCAGACTGTTCTTGGCAGGCCCTGCCACAGGGGTCAAACACTAGCGCTGCCTATCGGCTGGGCCAGCCGGGAGTGGACGTCATTCGTCAAGCGGCTCGGGCGGATGGGCGTTGCGGCCTTTGCCAAAAGTATAGCCCGTCTCGACGGCGCTACGCCCGAATTTCCCCCGCAGCGTATCGATTGCGCCTTCAGCTTTGGCGCGCTTTGTGGCTTGCGTGTCGACCAGATCGGGTGGATCAGCCCGACTGTCATCCGACAACTCGCTGACGCCGATACCAAGCAGCCGGTATTTTGTGCCGTCGGTTTCCTTGGCCAGCATTTGCAGCCCGGTCAGGAAAATGCGGTCAGCCAGACGGGTCGGATCGCTGAGCTGCCGGTTGCGGGTGCGCAGTTTGAAATCCTGTGTTTTGAGCTTCAGCACGACCGTACGCCCGGCGATGCCAGATTTCTTCAGGCGTGCCGAAACTTTTTCGGCAAGCGCCCGCAGGATAGGAACCAGATCGGCAGCCGTCGCCAGATCGGTGTCAAAGGTAGTTTCTGCCGAAACGCTTTTCGCATCATGGTCGGGCTGGATGCTGCGCTGATCAATCCCGCGCGCAAGGTGAAACAGCCGGTCGCCCATGCTGCCGTAGCGCTGCGCCAGCTCGCGCCGTTCCAGTTTTTGCAACTGGCCGATCATGGTAATGCCGTCGCGTGCCAGCGTCGCTGCAAACGACTTTCCAACGCCCCAGATCAGCGTCACCGGTTGTTCAGCCAGAAACCCCAGCGCCTCGGCCTCGCCGATTACTGAAAAGCCGCGCGGCTTGCGAAAATCCGATGCCACCTTGGCGAGGAACTTGCAGTAAGACAGCCCGGCCGACACGGAGATACCAATCTCGCGTTCGACATCAATGGCAAACTGCCCGAGCACCTGCGCCGGCGGGCGGCCATGCAGCCGCTCGGTGCCGGAGAGGTCCAAAAAAGCCTCGTCGATGGAAACAGGCTCCACCAGCGGCGTCAGCGCTTGCATCATCTGGCGCACCTCGCGCCCGACGCGCACATATTTTTCCATATCCGGTTTCACCACGACCGCCTGCGGGCAGGCTTCCAGCGCCTTGAACATAGGCATTGCCGAGCGCACGCCATTGATGCGCGCGATGTAGCAGGCAGTCGAGACAACGCCACGCTTGCCGCCACCGATGATCACCGGCTTGTCCTTCAGCGCGGGGTTGTCGCGTTTTTCCACCGCCGCGTAGAAGGCATCGCAGTCGACGTGCGCAATTGTCAGACGGTAAAGCTCGGGATGGCGTGTCAGTCGCGGGCTTCCGCACGCTTGGCAACGCTTCGCGTCACCGTGCTGCGGGGTCATGCAGTCGCGGCAGAAACCGTGGTTCGGATCGTTGGCAGGTGTCGGCATGGGCGCGAACAGAATAAGAACATTTAAAGTTTAGGTGACGTAGGCGAGTCGTACAAGACGGGCGAGAGGCCATGACGACTGCGATTTGAACCGTTAAACGTTTGATTGAACGTGTGCGACGCCTAGGGCCGTGGCGATTTTCGGCACGGCGTCGTCCCAGCCTGATGTCGCCGTCACACCATCGGGCAGCGCCGGCATCACCGCACGAAACCCGTCATGCAGCATCAAGTGAAAAAGATGCGCATCGGATACCGCCTCGCGGACGGAAACATGGTTGTGCGCAATGTCATCCACGAAGGCGACGGGACGTGGCTTGAGCCCACGCAACGAACGGATTGCCGGGCCCTTCGGGTGCTCGGTGGTGAGCAGCGGGTAGGGGAATCCCAGCGTATCAAGCAAGGTGCGGCGGGTGGCGCGGTGGCGATGTGGCATGGCCGTCAGCATGACGATTTCAATATCGTTCGCCAGTTCGGCCAAAGCCTGGGAAGCGCGCTCGCCTGGCGTCTGCCACTCGACCTGGAAGGCAAAGAAATCGGTCAGCAGCGTTGCGACACGTTCATCGTCCAGCGCCGCGCGTGATTTCGCGTCGACGATATTGCCGCGTAGCTTGAAGCTCTGCGTCTGAAGCGCAAGATCCTGCGCTGCGAGAAAGCGAATGAATGGCCCGACAAATTCGAGCAGCACCTCGTCCACATCGACCACCAGAAGCGG includes:
- the dnaE gene encoding DNA polymerase III subunit alpha, with product MAGDVTTRDPLMREKQERDSRPPRPARPFIHLRVHSAYSLLEGALPLTKVVAHAVHDLAPAIAVTDTNNLFGALEFAQKATKDGVQPIIGCQVDLAYPEGGADGQRSHQRRSQILFPVVLLAANETGYANLVRLVSHMYLAVPDSDGVHLPMADLERFAPGLICLTGGARGPVGAALLSGDKDLAETRLGELSNLFGDKLYVELSRPDGYDRGLEAATVELAYRHDLPLVATNEAFFPSRDDYEAHDALIAIAEGSVVASDDRRRLSPDNFLRAQAEMAALFADLPEAIDNTIEIARRCSYYPQNRDPILPRFAARDAEDAVAAVVAEAEELARQAREGLAMRIATRGLTEGFEVRQYEERLEYELGIITRMKFPGYFLIVADFIKWAKVQGIPVGPGRGSGAGSLVAYALTITDVDPLRFSLLFERFLNPDRVSMPDFDIDFCQDRREEVIRYVQAKYGRDQVGQIITFGTLQARAVLRDVGRVLQMPYGQVDRLCKMVPSNPANPVSLAKAIEGEPRFGEEAEKEPIVQTLLDMAQKLEGLYRHASTHAAGIVIGDRPLSELVPMYRDQRSDMPVTQFNMKYVEQAGLVKFDFLGLKTLTVLETAVKLIMRRGIDIDLATIPLDDPKTYEMLSRGEVVGVFQVESAGMRKALIGMKPDRIEDIIALVALYRPGPMENIPTYNARKHGEEELASIHPKIDHLVKETQGVIVYQEQVMQIAQELSGYSLGEADLLRRAMGKKIRAEMDKQRERFVSGAMERGLLKPQADFIFDLLAKFADYGFNKSHAAAYAIVSYQTAYLKAHYPVEFLAASMTLDMSNTDKLADFRQDALRLGIEVSPPSVTSSFRAFEVAENRIFYSMAAIKGVGDAAVEHIVAKRMERQFESLADFCERIDPRIVGKRVFESLIMAGGFDCFGHDRASMLAGVERMMGMAQRAQENALSGQSDIFGMANGGQAPTLLLPAAEPWSPAEKLHREFQAVGFYLSAHPLDEYKELLARMRVQNWAQFSAGVKQGATAGRLAGTVTSKQERKTRTGNKMGVIAFSDTTGQYEAVLFSEGLAQYRDMLEAGRSVVITVAAEDRPEGVNLRIQTVQILDEMASQMQGALRVYVRDPSSLPTISAQLSAKGEGQVSFVVIKEGGAGEIEIELPERKRISPQIAAAMRGVPGVVEVELV
- a CDS encoding DMT family transporter encodes the protein MTETASIPKAALWMAGWLFLMLVTALAGRETTRDLNVFQVMEMRSVIGFFMLLPLVHLAGGWAAMRTARPAAHIGRNAAHYFGQLSWLYALTLIPLAEVVSIEFTTPFWTAILAVLYLGERLSRAKIAALVLGIIGVAVIVRPGTSAAEPGHLVMLAGAVGFAVSIVLVKALTRTESVVRIIFWMVIIQSVIGLIPALWVWRTPPASVWPWIMLIAFSGTFSHFCMARALAYADAMVVVPMDFLRVPLTALLGYLVYCEQIDMFTAIGAALILLGNLFNISRRKATVADLPSS
- a CDS encoding DNA polymerase IV, yielding MPTPANDPNHGFCRDCMTPQHGDAKRCQACGSPRLTRHPELYRLTIAHVDCDAFYAAVEKRDNPALKDKPVIIGGGKRGVVSTACYIARINGVRSAMPMFKALEACPQAVVVKPDMEKYVRVGREVRQMMQALTPLVEPVSIDEAFLDLSGTERLHGRPPAQVLGQFAIDVEREIGISVSAGLSYCKFLAKVASDFRKPRGFSVIGEAEALGFLAEQPVTLIWGVGKSFAATLARDGITMIGQLQKLERRELAQRYGSMGDRLFHLARGIDQRSIQPDHDAKSVSAETTFDTDLATAADLVPILRALAEKVSARLKKSGIAGRTVVLKLKTQDFKLRTRNRQLSDPTRLADRIFLTGLQMLAKETDGTKYRLLGIGVSELSDDSRADPPDLVDTQATKRAKAEGAIDTLRGKFGRSAVETGYTFGKGRNAHPPEPLDE